In Coraliomargarita parva, the genomic stretch GACGCGAACGGGCACATCACGCTGAAGTACCATGTGATCCGTGAAGGCAGGATGGAAACGAACAGTCGTATCGACGAGTGACTCAAGGTTAAGGGATTCTGCGGTATCACCAGTTCGTACAAAAATGCTGCCCATAACTATGATTATTAGTATTTTTAGAATGGAATCTTTAAACACAGTGTTTAGTGCATTCAGAGAATTGGAAATCGATGCAAGCGGACGGTGCGCCTGCGCTGACTGCATCCCACTTACGGCCATCACATAGCGCCCGGCCACCCGTCCATCCGACTGACGACCGGCAACCCAGCGAACATACTTGAGCGAGTAACACACGACAGCCGACAAAGGCACAATCACAAGAGTCCATTCAATCCAGCACATAATAGAATACGATTAGCCTTTCACATTTTCAAAACGAAAAACATTATTCACTGCTAAGTAAAAAGATTCCACATATGCACATAAGCAGACTCGAAAGAGAAAAGACATTATAAGGCTCTTTCAGCTTCAAATGGCTGTATAATGAAAAGCTTGAAAGATATGCGCAGACCATAAGAGGAAAGACAATTGCCGCAGAACCGAGAGACGCCATCCTGTCGACGCTCAGGAACTGGAAATAATAGGATCCAACAGCCAGAGACACCCATATCAAACTCACCTTAATCACTTTTCCTATATTTATTTCTCCATTTCCAGGGATAAACTTGAATTGAGAAAAGAACCCATTGCCGAGTGCGCAAGCAGTCATCACCAGAGGAATTCTCAAATTTTTCATCGCTTCCACATCTTGATATTTCGACGATATAATAATCAAAGTGAGAAACGTACCGGTGAACAAAATTCTGCCCATGAGTAAACTCACCCAGATTACTTTATCACGTGCAGAAATACCCGATTGCCCATGATTTGATCTGTATTCCTGAACCACCATCATACCAAGCGACAACAGCAGCAGTAGAAACCCCAACCAGCGCTGCCAGATAACATGTTCGTTCATGAAAACGATTGAATAGAGAAACGGAATCGCAATGGAACTGTTTGATGCAGCAACCGAAATCCCGTTATGACCATATTTGAAGCAATTCACATTGAATGCCTCAGAAACAGAATTAATAAATCCCGCAGCAACAAGCAGTACAACTAAAGGCAGCACTTGCTCCCAATCAAATGAAACATTGGGATTGTATAGAAGATAGACAAGCCAGCATACGATGGAGGCCATGCCATTACTGATGCAGTAGAATTTAAAGAGGGGAACACCATTTTTGGCCACATACCTTCTTACGCATGCGATCATCGACCACATCAGGCCAGTGACAATACAAAGCACCGTTCCAGTAAACATACTATATTAGTTTTAATATAAAAACAATTAGCCCACTACAACAAATCCTTTTGGCGCAACGACTATGCCTTCATCACTCACATAGGATTCCATTGAGTGATTAACCAAAACCCTGAAGCCGTTGGAATAAGTCGTTTCGGTAACCTCCGAATTCAGACGTTTAAAGTCATCGATAAATTCCGTTTGAAGCGCTGAAATTCGGCCAGCATCTTCCGAGACCTGTTTGATCACCCGAACATCCTTTTTCAGCTTCTCTTTTCCGCCAAAAACAAGATCTCCATCATTGGTCCAACCATCAGCCCCGGTATAATAATCCGGATTAAAAATATGGTGATAATAAAAGGTCGGCATTGATCCATAAGCAATGGCAGTCAGGTAAGTATCGTCACCCGAATCTATATTTACGGCCGACCGGAAAGCGTTATAAATCAGGAAACCGTGGTAAACGATCGGGTAGAGCGGGATATCTTCATCAATATACGGCAGAGCCGTTGAGACATTTCCCGCGATCGAGTAAGCCCGGTCGAGCTCCGGCAACGCCCAGTCTCTTGCCCCCTCTGAACTTGCAGCCCCAAAAAACTCCCTCTGCTTTTTGAATATTTTTTTAAACCATTCCGCATTCTCGCGTCGAGTCATCGGATGCACGGAATCGTAGCACTTTGTCAACTGGGCAACGGAAATGACATCGGAATAATAGACCCCATTCACTCCTAGCTCCCGTATTTTCTCCAATCTGGGCGTAACATATTTTTCGCAACATTGCTTTGCGCAAAACTGATAGTATTGCCCCCCACCCGCGCGTCCAGACAAGGTAATACTGCCATCGTGATCCTTTGCCATGTCAGCGGCATCATATTGATTTGAAAGCGTGCAAGCACTCCAATAATTATCATGTCCCGACATCGGGTAGCCCAACTCTCGCGCCCGGCTTATCAGCTTTCGGTAGCCTTCCTCACCACCGAATTTCTCCTCAACCGGGAAAACCGTGGGCCAAGCACCGTCATGGCCTCCGTAATTCCATCCGACCATGCAGAACTCAGTGTTACCAACCCCCTGCGCAGCACATTCCTCAACCAGTGCCAAGGCGTCATCAAATGTCATATAAACCTTGACCTCCGGTTCCGTTTCCGGCGTCTGCTCGAGAATGGTCGGCGGCACAGGTTTATGCCCAAGGCGGCAACGGATATAAATGGCTTTTGAAGAATACTGTAAAACAGGGTTATCCTTCATTTTTTCATTCAAGGTCGGCAATTTCCGCTCGCTGATATTGTAATTGCGGTAGGCCTTTCCAATCCCGGCATAAGAAGCGTCTTCGCCTTCCAGAACTTTAAAATGCACCAGGATATCTTCCGGCAGTATTCTTTCATCCCGGAAGTCGCGTAGCTCAAAAACAGGATCGACTGAATACTGCTTACGATCTCCCCAGCAGGTGCGTATCGACAGGTAAAAATCAAACTGCCCTCCGTCCACAATCGCCGCAATCGCTGCTCCGTTTCCATTCAATGCGCCGAACAACGGCATGCTACAATGCGGAGCAGAGTAAGGGTAAGAGACTGGCAGTTTATATTCCGCAGAAGTCTTCTTTTCATTCTTACAGATACCCCCGGTTCCACACGGCAACACTAACTGACTGCCGTCTCCTTCGTATCCAGAGACGAATCCGGGCAACAATCTGATTGATTTAAATTTGTATTCCCCTTCTTCAGCAAATACATCCTTTTCGACAATCGCATCAATGGAGTCCCCATCATAGCAGGTCAGCTTGAGCTGAAATTTCAACCCCATCACCGGATGAGCGGCATTGCAGGTTGCTCCATCTTCTGTCGAAGCAAAGTCGAGCACCCAACCGTTCTCCCTCGTTACTTCGCTGACTATCTCTATTCCCTCTGAGTTCCAACAAGCGACAACAGCGGGCAATGGAGCTTGATAAAGCGCTTGCCCGTCGAGTTCACAGAGCATGGTATCTTTAATATTTTTTACGACTAACATAATAATTTCCTAGTTCAGTCCTTTAAAAAAACTTCGATGACCGGAATAGAAGTGTCTTCCGGTTGATTCATTAGACGCAAAGCAGCGGCGTCTTTGTGAAAGCGCGGATTCAGATTTTCGTTGGTGAAATTACCGGTTTTTACGATCTGAAAAGCACTGCCATCTGAGAGTAACTGCGCGTATTTGACGCGCCCGGCCAGGCCGCGCAGAGACAATGCTCCCCTCGGCCAATGCAGGATGTGCACGTAGAGACGATTCAGTTTCTTGTTGTAGGTATAGCGACAATCCTTCGGTGGTGGCGGTAAGTCCTTGGGAGCGGCGCCGCAGCCATAGATAGAGCGCGCGTTGTATTTCATCCAGTGCGCGACATAATCCAGACTCTTCATCTCCAGCGGAGAAATATAGCCGCGAGCAGTCGGTCCGATATTGATCAAGCTATTACCATTGAGGCTGGTCTGCGTGATGATCGTTTCGAGGATACGCAACGGCGTTTTAGCATAAGATTTTTCGTCGCGATTGTAGCACCAAGAGGCGCTCAACGTGTGACAGCCTTCCCAAGGCACACTGTTACCCTCTGCGTCGAAACAGTCTTCCTCCCGCAAATAGCTTTCCGGGGTGAGGATATTTTCGCAACCGGGTAGCGCCAGACGGTTGTTGAGAATAACATGCGGCTGTAGCTCGCGGATCATGTCATACATGGCCTGTGACTCACAGGCGACCGGATCGATCTTGCCACTGACATCAAACCAGAACTCAACTATCTCACCAAACTCGGTTAACAGCTCACGCACCTGATCGCGCATATATTGAGCGTAGCGGCTCATGTCGCGTCCCTCGTTCAGGCGATCAATTTCTTCCTGAGGCAGATGATGCAGGCTGTGCGAGCCATCGATAATGAAGTCCGGATGATACCAGTCCGAGATTGAGTAATACAGCCCAACCGCGATTCCTTCTTCACGGAAGGCGTCCACTATTTCGCGTAGGACATCGCGTTTCGCAGGCGTGTTCGTGATTTTGTAATCGGTAAACTGCGTGTCCCACATGCAGAAACCGTCGTGATGCTTTGTCGTGAAGATCACATACTTCATACCGACGCGCTTGGCAGTCTGAGCCCAGTGTTTCGGCTCGAACAGGTCCGGGTCAAAGTGATCGACCATGAACTGATAATCCTCTTGAGGAATCTTTGAGTAATACTGGCACCACTCATGGGTGCCATGCATGGCATAGACGCCCCAGTGGATAAACATCCCAAAGCGATCACGCTGAAAACGCGCTAAGTTTTCATCGAATTTCATGGCAATACAAAATTTAGATTTAAAGGTCCGGTTGAAAACAATCATTCAGCAGACAGCCAAGGCCTACTACAGATCAGTCCTTTAAGAAGACTTCTATCACCGGGATGGGCGTGTC encodes the following:
- a CDS encoding alpha-L-fucosidase, which translates into the protein MKFDENLARFQRDRFGMFIHWGVYAMHGTHEWCQYYSKIPQEDYQFMVDHFDPDLFEPKHWAQTAKRVGMKYVIFTTKHHDGFCMWDTQFTDYKITNTPAKRDVLREIVDAFREEGIAVGLYYSISDWYHPDFIIDGSHSLHHLPQEEIDRLNEGRDMSRYAQYMRDQVRELLTEFGEIVEFWFDVSGKIDPVACESQAMYDMIRELQPHVILNNRLALPGCENILTPESYLREEDCFDAEGNSVPWEGCHTLSASWCYNRDEKSYAKTPLRILETIITQTSLNGNSLINIGPTARGYISPLEMKSLDYVAHWMKYNARSIYGCGAAPKDLPPPPKDCRYTYNKKLNRLYVHILHWPRGALSLRGLAGRVKYAQLLSDGSAFQIVKTGNFTNENLNPRFHKDAAALRLMNQPEDTSIPVIEVFLKD
- a CDS encoding DUF5696 domain-containing protein encodes the protein MLVVKNIKDTMLCELDGQALYQAPLPAVVACWNSEGIEIVSEVTRENGWVLDFASTEDGATCNAAHPVMGLKFQLKLTCYDGDSIDAIVEKDVFAEEGEYKFKSIRLLPGFVSGYEGDGSQLVLPCGTGGICKNEKKTSAEYKLPVSYPYSAPHCSMPLFGALNGNGAAIAAIVDGGQFDFYLSIRTCWGDRKQYSVDPVFELRDFRDERILPEDILVHFKVLEGEDASYAGIGKAYRNYNISERKLPTLNEKMKDNPVLQYSSKAIYIRCRLGHKPVPPTILEQTPETEPEVKVYMTFDDALALVEECAAQGVGNTEFCMVGWNYGGHDGAWPTVFPVEEKFGGEEGYRKLISRARELGYPMSGHDNYWSACTLSNQYDAADMAKDHDGSITLSGRAGGGQYYQFCAKQCCEKYVTPRLEKIRELGVNGVYYSDVISVAQLTKCYDSVHPMTRRENAEWFKKIFKKQREFFGAASSEGARDWALPELDRAYSIAGNVSTALPYIDEDIPLYPIVYHGFLIYNAFRSAVNIDSGDDTYLTAIAYGSMPTFYYHHIFNPDYYTGADGWTNDGDLVFGGKEKLKKDVRVIKQVSEDAGRISALQTEFIDDFKRLNSEVTETTYSNGFRVLVNHSMESYVSDEGIVVAPKGFVVVG